From Stenotrophomonas maltophilia, a single genomic window includes:
- a CDS encoding fimbrial protein, which translates to MKNLKTPMALAILLAAAPAVNAADLTIEGEIRETTCKAEINGGVVAVIMDIVDMEDLKGSNRVGRRALDVTVDCTGASGSHDVAVKFTGVTTADGALALNATSDAEGVAYKIYDTNDKQLAINATPTEFVNVTAAAPQTLQHSVWYTKTGVADDVVAGKAYANAQMDIVYK; encoded by the coding sequence ATGAAGAACCTGAAGACCCCGATGGCGCTGGCCATCCTGCTGGCCGCTGCCCCGGCCGTGAATGCTGCTGATCTGACCATCGAGGGTGAGATTAGGGAAACCACCTGCAAAGCCGAAATCAACGGTGGCGTGGTGGCCGTAATCATGGACATCGTGGACATGGAGGACCTGAAGGGCAGCAATCGTGTTGGCCGCCGCGCACTGGACGTAACGGTTGATTGCACTGGTGCCAGCGGCTCGCACGACGTGGCCGTGAAGTTCACCGGCGTGACCACTGCCGACGGCGCACTGGCGCTGAACGCCACCAGCGATGCAGAAGGCGTTGCGTACAAGATCTATGACACCAACGACAAGCAGCTGGCGATCAACGCGACGCCGACTGAGTTTGTCAATGTCACCGCTGCGGCCCCGCAGACTCTGCAGCACAGCGTCTGGTACACCAAGACCGGCGTTGCCGATGACGTGGTGGCTGGCAAGGCATACGCCAACGCGCAGATGGACATCGTATACAAGTAA
- a CDS encoding fimbria/pilus outer membrane usher protein yields MRLSSSPPQSATQYSLRHTALAAAISTTLVFAAALPAYARPGGEVEFSEGFASGFVGEDLARFSMGNPVEPGRYNVDIHLNGEFVRRDDIDLVASDTPHVAQPCVPAHLLLALGLSDAARQAVEATATPHCVDVEAAIEGARVRYDDSQLRLDISLPQVALQRQARGFVAPELRDHGITAAFLGYSVNHYRNQGQQNTYAGITTGLNLGAWRLRHRSSLSHSPQGTHFTTLNSTLQRDLPRWNSQLTLGQANTGGELFDSVGFTGVRISTDERMLPDSLRGYAPVVRGVAQSNARVTIRQNGAVLYETTVAPGPFAIDDLYPNAGSGDLEVAVTEADGREERFTVAFSAVPQALREGSQRFSVTAGELRNTGLAQNALRFTEGTYARGVSNRMTLLGGVQVAEHYQAGLAGAAFNTPFGAIGADITHARAKVPGLPAQSGRSYRLNYQRSVARTGTNLGLAAYRYSTEGFLTLTDVSQLSFDRPQAADAFVMRTRQRFQVNFSQRLGQRSQLYVSGGHVAYWNRPGKQNDLQLGFHSSYRSANYTLSATRYRMANGAPDTRLSFMLSVPLGRSGNAPRATATYSDSRLGSQQQLGVNGNLGEDRALSYSLSGNRGQGSSGYNAYASYQGSHADLSAGYSHANGSSSFNAGATGSVVLHRGGINFGPSLGESFALVEAQGAQGAKVGSGRTVTVAGNGYAVLPYTSPYRWNQVQLDTAALPLDVEVQASSRRVAPSAGSIVKVSFQTRNDRLWLIDASDADGQPLPYGAQIAHPDGRMLGQVGQGGVVALRGLENTGLVHVQTEDGIACRLHYAMPDTPDAHGQYWAKARCMAPGPEGLADDVPPSTTGASQ; encoded by the coding sequence ATGCGCCTGTCTTCCTCTCCCCCTCAAAGCGCCACGCAGTATTCCCTGCGCCATACCGCGCTGGCTGCGGCCATCAGCACCACCCTAGTGTTTGCGGCTGCGCTGCCGGCGTACGCGCGGCCGGGCGGCGAAGTCGAGTTCAGCGAAGGCTTCGCCAGCGGCTTCGTCGGCGAAGACCTGGCGCGTTTCAGCATGGGCAACCCGGTCGAGCCGGGCCGCTACAACGTCGATATCCACCTCAACGGTGAGTTCGTCCGCCGCGATGACATCGACCTGGTGGCCTCGGATACACCGCATGTCGCGCAGCCCTGCGTGCCCGCACACCTGCTGCTGGCATTGGGCCTCAGCGATGCCGCCCGCCAGGCCGTGGAAGCGACGGCCACCCCGCACTGCGTCGATGTAGAGGCCGCGATTGAAGGCGCACGCGTACGCTACGACGACAGCCAGCTGCGGCTGGATATCTCGCTGCCGCAGGTGGCGCTGCAACGCCAGGCGCGCGGCTTCGTCGCGCCGGAACTGCGCGACCACGGCATCACCGCCGCTTTCCTCGGCTACAGCGTCAACCACTACCGCAACCAGGGCCAGCAGAACACCTACGCGGGCATCACCACCGGCCTCAACCTGGGGGCATGGCGGCTGCGCCACCGCAGTTCGCTCAGCCACAGCCCGCAGGGCACACACTTCACCACGCTCAACAGCACGCTGCAGCGCGATCTGCCGCGCTGGAACAGCCAGCTCACGCTGGGCCAGGCCAACACCGGTGGCGAACTGTTCGACAGCGTCGGCTTCACCGGTGTGCGTATCAGCACCGACGAACGCATGCTGCCCGATTCACTGCGTGGCTACGCGCCGGTGGTGCGTGGCGTGGCACAGAGCAATGCGCGCGTCACCATCCGCCAGAACGGCGCGGTGCTGTACGAAACCACGGTGGCGCCGGGTCCGTTCGCCATCGACGATCTCTACCCCAACGCCGGCAGTGGCGATCTGGAAGTGGCCGTCACCGAGGCCGATGGCCGCGAAGAGCGCTTCACCGTCGCGTTCTCTGCCGTGCCGCAGGCACTGCGCGAAGGCAGCCAGCGTTTCAGCGTGACCGCGGGCGAGCTGCGCAATACCGGCCTGGCGCAGAACGCGCTGCGCTTCACCGAAGGCACCTATGCGCGCGGCGTCAGCAACCGCATGACCCTGCTGGGCGGCGTGCAGGTAGCCGAGCACTACCAGGCCGGCCTGGCCGGCGCGGCGTTCAACACACCTTTCGGCGCCATCGGTGCCGATATCACCCACGCCCGCGCCAAGGTGCCGGGCCTGCCCGCGCAGAGCGGCCGCAGCTACCGCCTGAACTACCAGCGCAGCGTGGCGCGCACCGGCACCAACCTGGGCCTGGCCGCGTACCGCTACAGCACCGAGGGCTTCCTCACCCTCACCGATGTCTCGCAGCTGTCGTTCGACCGCCCGCAGGCGGCCGATGCGTTCGTCATGCGCACCCGCCAGCGCTTCCAGGTGAACTTCTCGCAGCGGCTCGGCCAGCGCAGCCAGCTGTATGTCAGCGGCGGCCACGTGGCGTACTGGAACCGCCCCGGCAAGCAGAACGATCTGCAGCTGGGCTTCCACAGCAGCTACCGCAGTGCCAACTACACCCTGTCCGCCACGCGCTACCGCATGGCCAACGGCGCACCCGATACGCGCCTGTCATTCATGCTGAGCGTGCCGCTGGGCCGTAGTGGCAACGCGCCGCGTGCCACCGCCACCTACAGCGACAGCCGCCTGGGCAGCCAGCAGCAGCTGGGCGTCAACGGCAACCTGGGCGAAGACCGCGCGCTGTCCTACAGCCTGTCGGGCAACCGCGGCCAGGGCAGCAGCGGCTACAACGCCTATGCCAGCTACCAGGGCAGCCATGCCGATCTCAGCGCCGGTTACAGCCACGCCAACGGCAGCAGCAGCTTCAATGCCGGGGCCACCGGCAGCGTGGTGCTGCACCGGGGCGGCATCAACTTCGGCCCGTCGCTGGGCGAGAGCTTCGCGCTGGTGGAAGCACAGGGCGCGCAGGGCGCAAAGGTGGGCAGTGGCCGCACCGTTACCGTGGCCGGCAACGGCTATGCCGTGCTGCCCTATACCAGCCCCTACCGCTGGAACCAGGTGCAGCTGGATACCGCCGCACTGCCGCTGGATGTGGAAGTGCAGGCCAGCTCGCGGCGCGTGGCGCCCAGCGCCGGCAGCATCGTCAAGGTCAGTTTCCAGACCCGCAACGATCGCCTGTGGCTGATAGACGCCAGCGATGCCGACGGGCAGCCGCTGCCCTACGGCGCGCAGATTGCCCACCCCGATGGGCGGATGCTGGGCCAGGTGGGGCAGGGCGGCGTGGTGGCCCTGCGTGGCCTGGAAAACACCGGGCTGGTGCACGTGCAGACTGAAGACGGCATCGCCTGCCGACTGCATTACGCCATGCCCGACACCCCCGATGCACACGGCCAGTACTGGGCCAAAGCCCGTTGCATGGCGCCAGGCCCGGAAGGGCTGGCCGACGATGTTCCCCCTTCAACTACCGGAGCTTCCCAATGA
- a CDS encoding fimbrial protein, with amino-acid sequence MKTSHLVCAALLIAAAPLAHADSATITVTGNVLPGTCTIAPTLDVTLDDIDATDLKAGHDNGLKPAVLNFTSCVGVAGIDLTFDGTDDAAQDGHWKNLASTGGATGVAVALLEGTAGNVFLKKTAKRSVVVNGAATAKFDMRTGYFRDASTPLTAGTVSSQITVTAAYK; translated from the coding sequence ATGAAAACTTCGCACCTGGTGTGTGCAGCACTGCTGATCGCCGCCGCACCGTTGGCCCATGCCGACTCGGCCACCATCACCGTTACTGGAAACGTACTGCCCGGCACCTGCACCATCGCGCCAACCCTTGATGTAACGCTGGACGACATCGATGCCACCGATCTGAAGGCAGGGCATGACAACGGCTTGAAGCCCGCCGTGCTCAATTTCACCAGTTGCGTAGGCGTTGCCGGCATCGATCTGACCTTTGACGGCACCGACGATGCCGCGCAGGACGGGCACTGGAAGAACCTGGCAAGCACCGGCGGTGCCACCGGCGTTGCGGTGGCTCTGCTCGAGGGAACGGCCGGCAACGTGTTCCTGAAAAAGACAGCGAAGCGAAGCGTTGTGGTAAACGGCGCAGCCACAGCCAAGTTCGATATGCGTACCGGCTACTTCCGCGATGCCAGCACACCGCTCACGGCGGGCACGGTCAGCTCGCAGATCACCGTTACAGCGGCCTACAAGTAA